A genomic stretch from Streptomyces sp. QL37 includes:
- a CDS encoding LacI family DNA-binding transcriptional regulator encodes MARPRIKDVARHAGVSEKTVSNVINDYVHVSERTRRVVQESIEHLGYRVNLAGRHLRKGRTGIIALVVPELDVPYFAELARHVIREAEQLSLTVLIHQSGADREHELAALAGFGSDFVDGIILSPLALTADDVRQRAGAPPTVLLGELLEEGADHVAIDNEKAARQATEHLIALGRRNILAVGGHEAPGLGTAEARTRGYLAALAEEGLTRHPDALLAVDDFRMPAGARAVSRALDAGLRPDGLLCLNDQLALGALRALHEHGLRVPEDVAVIGFDDVEGGRFSVPTLSTVAPDKAAVARVAVQLLHHRIEESAVLPPPTDDPGSPGVQEPQDRVVAHRLVLRESTEGPETR; translated from the coding sequence GTGGCACGGCCCAGGATCAAGGACGTCGCTCGGCACGCGGGGGTGTCGGAGAAGACGGTCTCCAACGTGATCAACGACTACGTCCATGTCTCCGAACGGACCCGGCGCGTGGTCCAGGAGTCCATCGAGCACCTCGGGTACCGGGTGAACCTGGCGGGCCGTCATCTGCGGAAGGGGCGCACAGGCATCATCGCCCTGGTCGTTCCGGAGCTGGACGTCCCGTACTTCGCGGAGCTCGCCCGGCACGTGATCCGCGAGGCGGAGCAGCTCTCCCTCACGGTGCTGATCCATCAGAGCGGAGCGGACCGCGAGCACGAGCTGGCCGCACTCGCCGGCTTCGGCTCCGACTTCGTCGACGGGATCATCCTCAGCCCGCTCGCCCTCACCGCCGACGACGTACGTCAGCGGGCGGGTGCCCCGCCGACGGTGCTGCTCGGGGAGCTGCTGGAGGAAGGGGCCGACCATGTCGCCATCGACAACGAGAAGGCGGCGCGTCAGGCCACCGAGCATCTGATCGCCCTCGGGCGCCGGAACATCCTCGCGGTCGGTGGACACGAGGCCCCCGGCCTCGGGACGGCGGAGGCCCGCACGCGCGGCTACCTCGCCGCCCTGGCCGAGGAGGGCCTCACCCGCCACCCGGACGCGCTGCTGGCGGTGGACGACTTCAGGATGCCCGCAGGCGCCCGGGCGGTGAGCCGTGCACTCGATGCCGGCCTGCGGCCGGACGGACTGCTGTGCCTCAACGACCAGCTCGCCCTGGGGGCGTTGCGCGCGCTCCACGAACACGGTCTCCGCGTGCCCGAGGACGTGGCGGTGATCGGTTTCGACGATGTGGAGGGGGGTCGCTTCAGTGTGCCGACGCTGAGCACCGTGGCGCCGGACAAGGCGGCGGTGGCCAGGGTCGCCGTCCAGCTCCTGCACCACCGCATCGAGGAATCAGCCGTGCTGCCCCCGCCGACGGACGACCCCGGGAGCCCCGGTGTCCAGGAACCTCAGGACCGCGTGGTGGCCCACCGTCTCGTCCTGCGTGAGAGCACGGAGGGCCCCGAGACCCGTTGA
- a CDS encoding sulfite exporter TauE/SafE family protein — MDVVMLTGVGLLTGVTTVLFGFGGGFVAVPVVVWADAALGGDAMRVATATSALVMVVNAGFATAVTPRRVLVALRGSRSLLLLLSAGAVAGALATRLAPAGPTRWAFVAYVALTVADLLLRPGFLRTATRARAASDAPRPLPAALGAPVGAVAAFLGVGGSVMTVPAMRRAGHTMHTATALANPLTLAIALPATAVSLGAAAVPAAMDAHVHLVGLVDVRAASALLLGALPVIAVLRRRPPRIPDRAHAWAYIGLLIAVTAAMLGSS, encoded by the coding sequence ATGGACGTGGTGATGTTGACAGGGGTCGGGCTCCTCACCGGGGTGACGACGGTGCTGTTCGGGTTCGGCGGCGGATTCGTCGCGGTGCCGGTCGTGGTGTGGGCCGACGCGGCACTCGGCGGGGACGCGATGCGGGTGGCGACGGCCACCTCGGCCCTGGTGATGGTGGTGAACGCGGGATTCGCCACGGCCGTCACACCGCGGCGGGTACTCGTCGCCCTCCGGGGCAGCCGCTCACTGCTGCTCCTCCTGTCGGCCGGCGCCGTGGCCGGCGCTCTGGCCACGCGCCTCGCGCCGGCCGGTCCGACCCGCTGGGCGTTCGTCGCCTACGTCGCTCTCACCGTCGCCGACCTGCTGCTGCGCCCGGGCTTCCTGCGTACGGCCACCCGGGCCCGGGCGGCCTCGGACGCTCCGCGACCCCTGCCCGCCGCCCTCGGCGCACCGGTCGGTGCCGTCGCCGCGTTCCTCGGGGTGGGCGGCAGCGTCATGACCGTCCCCGCCATGCGGCGGGCCGGACACACCATGCACACGGCGACCGCGCTGGCCAACCCTCTGACCCTCGCCATCGCGCTGCCGGCGACCGCGGTGTCCCTGGGCGCCGCCGCCGTCCCCGCCGCCATGGACGCGCATGTGCACCTGGTGGGGCTCGTCGACGTCCGAGCCGCCTCGGCGCTGCTCCTCGGAGCCCTGCCGGTGATCGCGGTACTGCGACGCCGCCCGCCGCGGATCCCCGACCGCGCCCACGCGTGGGCCTACATCGGGCTGCTCATCGCCGTGACCGCGGCGATGCTGGGGTCGTCGTAG
- a CDS encoding helix-turn-helix transcriptional regulator produces the protein MKNVPLADVDHVDRVVLPIGTDYPPGHVLDWHEHRRAQFLYGATGVMVVDTADGTWTVPPERAVLIPAATRHRVRMLGVSTRSLYIEPDAVPWWPATCTVVDVPPLLRELLLAAVEFEPDYSLSGREAVIAALLLHEISERAPLPFHVGIPASADLARLCRAYLAAPDAGVTNADWAAGTHMSERAFTRRFRVETGESPAVWRARARLLAAVPLLRTASVSEVGGRLGYASPAAFTAAFTRAFGMPPSRFAAAGAGGTHRAPLRRAGR, from the coding sequence GTGAAGAACGTCCCCCTGGCCGATGTCGACCACGTCGACCGGGTCGTCCTGCCGATCGGCACCGACTACCCGCCCGGTCACGTACTGGACTGGCACGAACACCGCCGTGCGCAGTTCCTCTACGGAGCCACAGGGGTCATGGTCGTGGACACCGCAGACGGGACCTGGACCGTCCCGCCCGAGCGTGCCGTGCTCATTCCGGCCGCCACCCGTCACCGTGTCCGCATGCTCGGGGTGAGCACCCGGAGCCTGTACATCGAGCCGGACGCGGTCCCGTGGTGGCCCGCCACCTGTACCGTGGTCGACGTACCGCCCCTGCTGCGTGAACTGCTCCTGGCCGCAGTGGAGTTCGAGCCCGACTACAGCCTGTCGGGGCGTGAGGCGGTCATCGCCGCGCTCCTCCTGCATGAGATCTCCGAGCGGGCCCCCCTGCCCTTCCATGTGGGGATCCCGGCCTCCGCCGATCTCGCGAGGCTCTGCCGCGCGTACCTGGCCGCCCCGGACGCGGGCGTCACCAACGCCGACTGGGCCGCCGGGACGCACATGAGCGAACGGGCCTTCACCCGGCGCTTCCGCGTGGAGACCGGTGAGAGCCCGGCCGTCTGGCGGGCCCGCGCCCGCCTGCTCGCGGCCGTCCCGCTGCTGCGCACCGCCTCGGTCAGCGAGGTCGGCGGGCGCCTCGGCTATGCCTCTCCCGCGGCTTTCACCGCGGCCTTCACGCGTGCCTTCGGTATGCCGCCGTCCCGTTTCGCGGCCGCAGGGGCCGGGGGCACGCACAGAGCCCCGCTCCGGAGGGCCGGGCGCTGA
- a CDS encoding AEC family transporter, whose protein sequence is MQGVLTGFAVIAVVIGIGYVLGRRGHLGDEGRTVLTRLAFNVATPALLFTTLAGADLSVIFSQRLLVTAAGTASAAALFVTVGLLRGWGTGQTTIGALCSSYVNAGNLGIPIAVYVLGDASLVAPVLLFQQIVVTPLALTILDLSRPGEPRPLWQRAITPLRNPMAVGSLSGVIVAATGWTVPSPALEPLTLIGNMSVPAVLLAFGISLRGSGIPARGDNRPAIILSATLKTTVQPVIAWGIGAGVFHLQGAALLDVVVTSALPAAQNLYTYASQYRVGEQLARESILLSTVASVPVLITVAALLG, encoded by the coding sequence ATGCAGGGAGTTCTCACCGGTTTCGCGGTCATCGCCGTCGTCATCGGCATCGGCTACGTCCTCGGGCGCCGCGGACACCTGGGGGACGAGGGCCGGACGGTCCTGACCAGGCTCGCCTTCAACGTGGCGACCCCCGCCCTGCTCTTCACGACCCTGGCGGGTGCGGACCTGTCGGTCATCTTCTCCCAACGGCTCCTCGTCACCGCGGCGGGAACAGCCTCGGCGGCCGCCCTCTTCGTCACCGTAGGGCTCCTACGAGGCTGGGGCACGGGACAGACCACCATCGGCGCCCTGTGCTCCAGCTACGTGAACGCCGGCAACCTCGGAATCCCGATCGCCGTCTACGTACTGGGAGACGCCTCCCTCGTCGCCCCCGTCCTGCTCTTCCAGCAGATCGTCGTCACCCCGCTGGCCCTGACGATCCTGGACCTGAGCCGGCCCGGCGAACCCCGCCCCCTCTGGCAGCGTGCGATCACGCCGCTCCGCAATCCGATGGCTGTCGGCTCTCTCTCGGGCGTCATCGTGGCCGCCACCGGATGGACCGTCCCGTCGCCGGCCCTCGAACCCCTCACCCTCATCGGCAACATGTCCGTCCCCGCGGTCCTGCTGGCCTTCGGGATCTCCCTGCGCGGCAGCGGCATACCCGCCCGGGGGGACAACCGGCCCGCCATCATCCTGTCCGCCACGCTCAAGACGACCGTCCAGCCGGTCATCGCCTGGGGCATCGGGGCGGGCGTCTTCCATCTGCAGGGCGCCGCTCTCCTCGACGTCGTCGTGACCTCGGCGCTGCCAGCGGCGCAGAACCTCTACACCTACGCCTCGCAGTACCGGGTCGGGGAACAACTCGCGCGGGAGTCCATCCTGCTGTCCACGGTGGCCTCGGTCCCCGTACTGATCACCGTCGCCGCTCTTCTGGGATAG